In a single window of the Gossypium hirsutum isolate 1008001.06 chromosome A13, Gossypium_hirsutum_v2.1, whole genome shotgun sequence genome:
- the LOC107893900 gene encoding pentatricopeptide repeat-containing protein MRL1, chloroplastic isoform X3 — protein MVSGSSRSALRQQRQGKDVVIQTADHQILEAGDLQRDTFAKENGGLTEHMKEVNDASESKEVFLQETAVVNGDSTLSKASESNGADFLAFNTNDSDVLEESGTTVLPLQPTVLLESGAGQPLTFATQRSGLHLEERVNEFEADYPRLAVEPKSSASSVLVEDAVVLVGEDKVRNYDIFRESGREELHTFYEADHLVAKSSSNLTLRPVSSHVLSSNSNKFSSLKLKPNSELNKDALSAKNSLQTADMVEGKVTQANFQGGFSHKRKDVGRGMESPRDKGKKHLIQEKDTKLAQFPFPNGELANDNLHPEEYLSYYNCLLRCGRLSDCVDLLEDMEQKGLLDMDKVYHAKFFKICSKQKAVKEAFRFTKLIANPTLSTFNMLMSVCGCSKDSEGAFQVLRLVQEAGFQADCILYTTLISTCAKSGKVDTMFEVFHEMVNSGVEPNVNTYGALIDGCARAGQVPKAFGAYGIMRSKNVKPDRVVFNALITACGQSGAVDRAFDVLAEMMAETQPIDPDHITVGALIKACSNAGQVERAREVYKMMHKFNIRGTPEVYTIAVNCCSQTGEWEFACGVYNDMKKKGIAPDEVFISALIDVAGHAGKLDAAFELLQEAKNHGINSGIVSYSSLMGACSNARNWQKALELYENIKALKLKLTVSTVNALITSLCEANQLPKAMEVLSEMEESGLSPNTITYSILLVASERNDDLEVGLMLLSKARDDGIAPNLVTSRCIIGMCLRRFVKACAVGEPVLSFNSGRPHIENKWTSVALTVYRETIDAGTVPTMEVVSKILGCLQLPRDDSLRSRLVENLEVIADPSRSSSLGSLIDGFGEYDPRSFSLLEEAASFGIVPCVSFKESPIVVDARELQINTAEVYLLTILKGLKHRLAAGAKLPSISILLPLEKAQILTSGGEKSINVAGRMGQAIAALLRRIKLPYQGNESYGKIRINGLALRKWFQPKLASPFTGKPGEWNASQLRLGKGISHQQRNIRTGNLSLH, from the exons ATG GTATCTGGTTCGTCACGTTCTGCCTTACGTCAACAACGACAAGGAAAAGATGTGGTGATCCAGACTGCTGACCATCAGATTTTGGAGGCGGGGGATCTTCAAAGGGATACTTTTGCAAAAGAAAATGGCGGTTTGACAGAGCACATGAAGGAAGTGAATGATGCTTCTGAAAGTAAAGAGGTGTTTTTGCAAGAAACTGCTGTGGTGAATGGTGATTCCACGTTGTCTAAGGCATCAGAGTCAAATGGTGCTGATTTTCTTGCATTTAATACTAATGAttctgatgttcttgaagaatcTGGAACTACTGTTCTACCTCTTCAACCTACTGTGCTGCTTGAATCAGGAGCAGGACAGCCACTTACCTTTGCAACACAAAGGTCAGGACTTCATTTGGAAGAACGAGTAAATGAATTTGAAGCTGATTACCCTAGACTAGCTGTGGAACCCAAGTCTAGTGCTTCTTCTGTTCTAGTAGAAGATGCTGTTGTCCTTGTCGGAGAAGATAAAGTTAGAAATTATGACATATTCAGAGAATCCGGCAGAGAAGAGCTTCACACCTTCTACGAGGCTGATCACTTGGTGGCAAAATCTTCATCAAACTTGACTCTAAGACCAGTGTCTTCTCATGTTCTCTCTTCAAATAGCAATAAGTTTTCTTCACTGAAGCTGAAGCCGAACAGTGAACTAAACAAAGATGCATTATCAGCAAAGAATTCTCTCCAAACAGCAG ATATGGTTGAAGGAAAAGTAACTCAGGCAAATTTCCAAGGGGGCTTTTCTCACAAAAGAAAAGACGTGGGAAGGGGTATGGAATCTCCAAGAGACAAGGGAAAAAAACACTTGATTCAGGAGAAGGATACAAAGTTGGCCCAGTTTCCCTTCCCAAATGGGGAGCTTGCTAATGACAATCTCCATCCCGAAGAGTATTTGAGTTATTACAATTGTTTACTAAGATGTGGAAG GTTAAGTGACTGTGTTGATTTGCTTGAAGATATGGAACAAAAAGGTTTACTGGATATGGATAAG GTTTATCATGCAAAGTTTTTCAAAATCTGCAGTAAGCAAAAGGCTGTAAAAGAAGCTTTCCGCTTCACAAAGCTGATTGCAAATCCAACATTGAGTACATTTAATATGCTGATGTCTGTATGTGGATGTTCTAAAGATTCAGAGG GAGCCTTCCAAGTTTTACGGCTTGTCCAGGAAGCTGGGTTCCAAGCTGATTGTATACTATACACTACATTAATATCTACATGTGCCAAAAGTGGAAAGGTTGATACAATGTTTGAG GTGTTTCATGAGATGGTTAATTCTGGAGTGGAACCTAATGTGAATACATATGGAGCTCTGATTGATGGTTGTGCCAGAGCTGGGCAAGTGCCCAAGGCATTTGGTGCTTATGGAATAATGAGATCTAAG AATGTAAAGCCAGACCGGGTTGTATTCAATGCACTTATTACTGCATGTGGTCAATCTGGAGCAGTGGATCGTGCTTTTGATGTGTTGGCAGAAATGATGGCTGAAACACAGCCTATAGATCCTGATCACATAACTGTTGGTGCATTGATAAAGGCATGTTCAAATGCTGGTCAG GTTGAGCGGGCACGGGAAGTATATAAGATGATGCATAAATTCAACATTAGGGGCACTCCCGAAGTTTATACAATTGCCGTTAATTGTTGCAGCCAGACTGGAGAATGGGAGTTTGCTTGCGGTGTCTATAATGACATGAAAAAGAAAGGCATAGCTCCTGATGAG GTATTTATCAGTGCATTAATAGATGTCGCTGGGCATGCGGGAAAGCTGGATGCTGCTTTCGAATTGCTACAGGAAGCAAAGAATCATGGGATAAATAGTGGAATTGTGTCATATAGTTCATTAATGGGGGCCTGCAGCAAT GCTAGAAACTGGCAAAAGGCGCTGGAGTTGTATGAGAATATAAAGGCTCTTAAACTGAAGTTAACAGTTTCTACGGTTAATGCTTTAATTACTTCCTTGT GTGAAGCAAATCAACTGCCTAAGGCCATGGAAGTTTTGTCAGAGATGGAGGAGTCAGGATTGAGCCCAAATACTATCACATACTCCATACTTTTGGTGGCAAGTGAAAG AAATGACGATCTTGAAGTAGGCCTCATGCTCCTCTCTAAGGCAAGAGATGATGGGATTGCACCTAACCTTGTTACGTCCAGATGCATAATTG GCATGTGCTTGCGAAGGTTTGTGAAAGCTTGTGCGGTTGGTGAGCCTGTTCTGTCTTTTAATTCAGGACGACCACATATTGAAAACAAATG GACGTCAGTAGCCCTGACAGTCTACCGTGAAACTATTGATGCTGGTACAGTACCAACCATGGAAgttgtttcaaaaattttaggaTGTTTGCAGCTCCCTCGTGATGATTCTTTGAGAAGTAGACTTGTTGAGAACCTTGAAGTTATTGCTGATCCATCAAGGAGCTCTAGCCTTGGTTCATTGATAGATGGATTTGGTGAATATGATCCTCGTTCTTTTTCGTTACTTGAG GAGGCTGCTTCTTTTGGGATTGTTCCATGTGTATCCTTCAAAGAAAGTCCTATTGTCGTAGATGCAAGAGAGTTGCAAATTAATACAGCGGAG GTTTATCTCTTAACTATACTGAAAGGACTCAAGCATCGGCTTGCTGCTG GTGCAAAATTACCTAGCATATCCATCTTATTGCCCTTGGAGAAGGCACAAATCTTGACATCTGGAGGAGAGAAATCAATTAATGTTGCCGGAAG GATGGGCCAGGCAATTGCAGCGCTATTGAGAAGGATTAAACTACCATACCAAGGGAATGAATCCTATGGAAAAATCAGAATCAATGGCCTTGCACTAAGAAAATGGTTTCAACCAAAACTCGCTTCTCCGTTCACTGGAAAACCAGGTGAGTGGAACGCTTCCCAATTGCGACTGGGAAAAGGAATCTCGCACCAGCAACGCAACATTCGAACTGGCAATCTGTCTTTGCATTAA
- the LOC107893900 gene encoding pentatricopeptide repeat-containing protein MRL1, chloroplastic isoform X1, protein MDSNLIFLSPKFQTPNFLPSYPFSSSTTRPLISRQFLGFTHSLWPPGGASSLRRKRKNLTFLRLQPPRFVSRVSIDSNLVFVLIGVTALSAFSLAFYNQFFRKSQTLKKVSGSSRSALRQQRQGKDVVIQTADHQILEAGDLQRDTFAKENGGLTEHMKEVNDASESKEVFLQETAVVNGDSTLSKASESNGADFLAFNTNDSDVLEESGTTVLPLQPTVLLESGAGQPLTFATQRSGLHLEERVNEFEADYPRLAVEPKSSASSVLVEDAVVLVGEDKVRNYDIFRESGREELHTFYEADHLVAKSSSNLTLRPVSSHVLSSNSNKFSSLKLKPNSELNKDALSAKNSLQTADMVEGKVTQANFQGGFSHKRKDVGRGMESPRDKGKKHLIQEKDTKLAQFPFPNGELANDNLHPEEYLSYYNCLLRCGRLSDCVDLLEDMEQKGLLDMDKVYHAKFFKICSKQKAVKEAFRFTKLIANPTLSTFNMLMSVCGCSKDSEGAFQVLRLVQEAGFQADCILYTTLISTCAKSGKVDTMFEVFHEMVNSGVEPNVNTYGALIDGCARAGQVPKAFGAYGIMRSKNVKPDRVVFNALITACGQSGAVDRAFDVLAEMMAETQPIDPDHITVGALIKACSNAGQVERAREVYKMMHKFNIRGTPEVYTIAVNCCSQTGEWEFACGVYNDMKKKGIAPDEVFISALIDVAGHAGKLDAAFELLQEAKNHGINSGIVSYSSLMGACSNARNWQKALELYENIKALKLKLTVSTVNALITSLCEANQLPKAMEVLSEMEESGLSPNTITYSILLVASERNDDLEVGLMLLSKARDDGIAPNLVTSRCIIGMCLRRFVKACAVGEPVLSFNSGRPHIENKWTSVALTVYRETIDAGTVPTMEVVSKILGCLQLPRDDSLRSRLVENLEVIADPSRSSSLGSLIDGFGEYDPRSFSLLEEAASFGIVPCVSFKESPIVVDARELQINTAEVYLLTILKGLKHRLAAGAKLPSISILLPLEKAQILTSGGEKSINVAGRMGQAIAALLRRIKLPYQGNESYGKIRINGLALRKWFQPKLASPFTGKPGEWNASQLRLGKGISHQQRNIRTGNLSLH, encoded by the exons ATGGATTCCAACTTAATCTTCTTGTCTCCAAAATTCCAAACCCCAAATTTCCTACCTTCTTACCCATTCTCCTCTTCCACTACCCGTCCTCTAATCAGCCGACAATTCCTTGGTTTCACTCACTCCCTCTGGCCTCCCGGAGGTGCTTCTTCTCTCCGAAGGAAACGCAAAAACTTGACCTTTCTGCGCCTCCAACCTCCCCGCTTTGTTTCCAGAGTTTCTATCGACTCCAATTTGGTTTTCGTTCTCATCGGTGTAACCGCTTTATCTGCTTTTTCTCTTGCTTTCTATAATCAATTTTTTAGAAAGAGTCAGACTTTAAAAAAG GTATCTGGTTCGTCACGTTCTGCCTTACGTCAACAACGACAAGGAAAAGATGTGGTGATCCAGACTGCTGACCATCAGATTTTGGAGGCGGGGGATCTTCAAAGGGATACTTTTGCAAAAGAAAATGGCGGTTTGACAGAGCACATGAAGGAAGTGAATGATGCTTCTGAAAGTAAAGAGGTGTTTTTGCAAGAAACTGCTGTGGTGAATGGTGATTCCACGTTGTCTAAGGCATCAGAGTCAAATGGTGCTGATTTTCTTGCATTTAATACTAATGAttctgatgttcttgaagaatcTGGAACTACTGTTCTACCTCTTCAACCTACTGTGCTGCTTGAATCAGGAGCAGGACAGCCACTTACCTTTGCAACACAAAGGTCAGGACTTCATTTGGAAGAACGAGTAAATGAATTTGAAGCTGATTACCCTAGACTAGCTGTGGAACCCAAGTCTAGTGCTTCTTCTGTTCTAGTAGAAGATGCTGTTGTCCTTGTCGGAGAAGATAAAGTTAGAAATTATGACATATTCAGAGAATCCGGCAGAGAAGAGCTTCACACCTTCTACGAGGCTGATCACTTGGTGGCAAAATCTTCATCAAACTTGACTCTAAGACCAGTGTCTTCTCATGTTCTCTCTTCAAATAGCAATAAGTTTTCTTCACTGAAGCTGAAGCCGAACAGTGAACTAAACAAAGATGCATTATCAGCAAAGAATTCTCTCCAAACAGCAG ATATGGTTGAAGGAAAAGTAACTCAGGCAAATTTCCAAGGGGGCTTTTCTCACAAAAGAAAAGACGTGGGAAGGGGTATGGAATCTCCAAGAGACAAGGGAAAAAAACACTTGATTCAGGAGAAGGATACAAAGTTGGCCCAGTTTCCCTTCCCAAATGGGGAGCTTGCTAATGACAATCTCCATCCCGAAGAGTATTTGAGTTATTACAATTGTTTACTAAGATGTGGAAG GTTAAGTGACTGTGTTGATTTGCTTGAAGATATGGAACAAAAAGGTTTACTGGATATGGATAAG GTTTATCATGCAAAGTTTTTCAAAATCTGCAGTAAGCAAAAGGCTGTAAAAGAAGCTTTCCGCTTCACAAAGCTGATTGCAAATCCAACATTGAGTACATTTAATATGCTGATGTCTGTATGTGGATGTTCTAAAGATTCAGAGG GAGCCTTCCAAGTTTTACGGCTTGTCCAGGAAGCTGGGTTCCAAGCTGATTGTATACTATACACTACATTAATATCTACATGTGCCAAAAGTGGAAAGGTTGATACAATGTTTGAG GTGTTTCATGAGATGGTTAATTCTGGAGTGGAACCTAATGTGAATACATATGGAGCTCTGATTGATGGTTGTGCCAGAGCTGGGCAAGTGCCCAAGGCATTTGGTGCTTATGGAATAATGAGATCTAAG AATGTAAAGCCAGACCGGGTTGTATTCAATGCACTTATTACTGCATGTGGTCAATCTGGAGCAGTGGATCGTGCTTTTGATGTGTTGGCAGAAATGATGGCTGAAACACAGCCTATAGATCCTGATCACATAACTGTTGGTGCATTGATAAAGGCATGTTCAAATGCTGGTCAG GTTGAGCGGGCACGGGAAGTATATAAGATGATGCATAAATTCAACATTAGGGGCACTCCCGAAGTTTATACAATTGCCGTTAATTGTTGCAGCCAGACTGGAGAATGGGAGTTTGCTTGCGGTGTCTATAATGACATGAAAAAGAAAGGCATAGCTCCTGATGAG GTATTTATCAGTGCATTAATAGATGTCGCTGGGCATGCGGGAAAGCTGGATGCTGCTTTCGAATTGCTACAGGAAGCAAAGAATCATGGGATAAATAGTGGAATTGTGTCATATAGTTCATTAATGGGGGCCTGCAGCAAT GCTAGAAACTGGCAAAAGGCGCTGGAGTTGTATGAGAATATAAAGGCTCTTAAACTGAAGTTAACAGTTTCTACGGTTAATGCTTTAATTACTTCCTTGT GTGAAGCAAATCAACTGCCTAAGGCCATGGAAGTTTTGTCAGAGATGGAGGAGTCAGGATTGAGCCCAAATACTATCACATACTCCATACTTTTGGTGGCAAGTGAAAG AAATGACGATCTTGAAGTAGGCCTCATGCTCCTCTCTAAGGCAAGAGATGATGGGATTGCACCTAACCTTGTTACGTCCAGATGCATAATTG GCATGTGCTTGCGAAGGTTTGTGAAAGCTTGTGCGGTTGGTGAGCCTGTTCTGTCTTTTAATTCAGGACGACCACATATTGAAAACAAATG GACGTCAGTAGCCCTGACAGTCTACCGTGAAACTATTGATGCTGGTACAGTACCAACCATGGAAgttgtttcaaaaattttaggaTGTTTGCAGCTCCCTCGTGATGATTCTTTGAGAAGTAGACTTGTTGAGAACCTTGAAGTTATTGCTGATCCATCAAGGAGCTCTAGCCTTGGTTCATTGATAGATGGATTTGGTGAATATGATCCTCGTTCTTTTTCGTTACTTGAG GAGGCTGCTTCTTTTGGGATTGTTCCATGTGTATCCTTCAAAGAAAGTCCTATTGTCGTAGATGCAAGAGAGTTGCAAATTAATACAGCGGAG GTTTATCTCTTAACTATACTGAAAGGACTCAAGCATCGGCTTGCTGCTG GTGCAAAATTACCTAGCATATCCATCTTATTGCCCTTGGAGAAGGCACAAATCTTGACATCTGGAGGAGAGAAATCAATTAATGTTGCCGGAAG GATGGGCCAGGCAATTGCAGCGCTATTGAGAAGGATTAAACTACCATACCAAGGGAATGAATCCTATGGAAAAATCAGAATCAATGGCCTTGCACTAAGAAAATGGTTTCAACCAAAACTCGCTTCTCCGTTCACTGGAAAACCAGGTGAGTGGAACGCTTCCCAATTGCGACTGGGAAAAGGAATCTCGCACCAGCAACGCAACATTCGAACTGGCAATCTGTCTTTGCATTAA
- the LOC107893900 gene encoding pentatricopeptide repeat-containing protein MRL1, chloroplastic isoform X2: protein MDSNLIFLSPKFQTPNFLPSYPFSSSTTRPLISRQFLGFTHSLWPPGGASSLRRKRKNLTFLRLQPPRFVSRVSIDSNLVFVLIGVTALSAFSLAFYNQFFRKSQTLKKVSGSSRSALRQQRQGKDVVIQTADHQILEAGDLQRDTFAKENGGLTEHMKEVNDASESKEVFLQETAVVNGDSTLSKASESNGAGQPLTFATQRSGLHLEERVNEFEADYPRLAVEPKSSASSVLVEDAVVLVGEDKVRNYDIFRESGREELHTFYEADHLVAKSSSNLTLRPVSSHVLSSNSNKFSSLKLKPNSELNKDALSAKNSLQTADMVEGKVTQANFQGGFSHKRKDVGRGMESPRDKGKKHLIQEKDTKLAQFPFPNGELANDNLHPEEYLSYYNCLLRCGRLSDCVDLLEDMEQKGLLDMDKVYHAKFFKICSKQKAVKEAFRFTKLIANPTLSTFNMLMSVCGCSKDSEGAFQVLRLVQEAGFQADCILYTTLISTCAKSGKVDTMFEVFHEMVNSGVEPNVNTYGALIDGCARAGQVPKAFGAYGIMRSKNVKPDRVVFNALITACGQSGAVDRAFDVLAEMMAETQPIDPDHITVGALIKACSNAGQVERAREVYKMMHKFNIRGTPEVYTIAVNCCSQTGEWEFACGVYNDMKKKGIAPDEVFISALIDVAGHAGKLDAAFELLQEAKNHGINSGIVSYSSLMGACSNARNWQKALELYENIKALKLKLTVSTVNALITSLCEANQLPKAMEVLSEMEESGLSPNTITYSILLVASERNDDLEVGLMLLSKARDDGIAPNLVTSRCIIGMCLRRFVKACAVGEPVLSFNSGRPHIENKWTSVALTVYRETIDAGTVPTMEVVSKILGCLQLPRDDSLRSRLVENLEVIADPSRSSSLGSLIDGFGEYDPRSFSLLEEAASFGIVPCVSFKESPIVVDARELQINTAEVYLLTILKGLKHRLAAGAKLPSISILLPLEKAQILTSGGEKSINVAGRMGQAIAALLRRIKLPYQGNESYGKIRINGLALRKWFQPKLASPFTGKPGEWNASQLRLGKGISHQQRNIRTGNLSLH from the exons ATGGATTCCAACTTAATCTTCTTGTCTCCAAAATTCCAAACCCCAAATTTCCTACCTTCTTACCCATTCTCCTCTTCCACTACCCGTCCTCTAATCAGCCGACAATTCCTTGGTTTCACTCACTCCCTCTGGCCTCCCGGAGGTGCTTCTTCTCTCCGAAGGAAACGCAAAAACTTGACCTTTCTGCGCCTCCAACCTCCCCGCTTTGTTTCCAGAGTTTCTATCGACTCCAATTTGGTTTTCGTTCTCATCGGTGTAACCGCTTTATCTGCTTTTTCTCTTGCTTTCTATAATCAATTTTTTAGAAAGAGTCAGACTTTAAAAAAG GTATCTGGTTCGTCACGTTCTGCCTTACGTCAACAACGACAAGGAAAAGATGTGGTGATCCAGACTGCTGACCATCAGATTTTGGAGGCGGGGGATCTTCAAAGGGATACTTTTGCAAAAGAAAATGGCGGTTTGACAGAGCACATGAAGGAAGTGAATGATGCTTCTGAAAGTAAAGAGGTGTTTTTGCAAGAAACTGCTGTGGTGAATGGTGATTCCACGTTGTCTAAGGCATCAGAGTCAAATG GAGCAGGACAGCCACTTACCTTTGCAACACAAAGGTCAGGACTTCATTTGGAAGAACGAGTAAATGAATTTGAAGCTGATTACCCTAGACTAGCTGTGGAACCCAAGTCTAGTGCTTCTTCTGTTCTAGTAGAAGATGCTGTTGTCCTTGTCGGAGAAGATAAAGTTAGAAATTATGACATATTCAGAGAATCCGGCAGAGAAGAGCTTCACACCTTCTACGAGGCTGATCACTTGGTGGCAAAATCTTCATCAAACTTGACTCTAAGACCAGTGTCTTCTCATGTTCTCTCTTCAAATAGCAATAAGTTTTCTTCACTGAAGCTGAAGCCGAACAGTGAACTAAACAAAGATGCATTATCAGCAAAGAATTCTCTCCAAACAGCAG ATATGGTTGAAGGAAAAGTAACTCAGGCAAATTTCCAAGGGGGCTTTTCTCACAAAAGAAAAGACGTGGGAAGGGGTATGGAATCTCCAAGAGACAAGGGAAAAAAACACTTGATTCAGGAGAAGGATACAAAGTTGGCCCAGTTTCCCTTCCCAAATGGGGAGCTTGCTAATGACAATCTCCATCCCGAAGAGTATTTGAGTTATTACAATTGTTTACTAAGATGTGGAAG GTTAAGTGACTGTGTTGATTTGCTTGAAGATATGGAACAAAAAGGTTTACTGGATATGGATAAG GTTTATCATGCAAAGTTTTTCAAAATCTGCAGTAAGCAAAAGGCTGTAAAAGAAGCTTTCCGCTTCACAAAGCTGATTGCAAATCCAACATTGAGTACATTTAATATGCTGATGTCTGTATGTGGATGTTCTAAAGATTCAGAGG GAGCCTTCCAAGTTTTACGGCTTGTCCAGGAAGCTGGGTTCCAAGCTGATTGTATACTATACACTACATTAATATCTACATGTGCCAAAAGTGGAAAGGTTGATACAATGTTTGAG GTGTTTCATGAGATGGTTAATTCTGGAGTGGAACCTAATGTGAATACATATGGAGCTCTGATTGATGGTTGTGCCAGAGCTGGGCAAGTGCCCAAGGCATTTGGTGCTTATGGAATAATGAGATCTAAG AATGTAAAGCCAGACCGGGTTGTATTCAATGCACTTATTACTGCATGTGGTCAATCTGGAGCAGTGGATCGTGCTTTTGATGTGTTGGCAGAAATGATGGCTGAAACACAGCCTATAGATCCTGATCACATAACTGTTGGTGCATTGATAAAGGCATGTTCAAATGCTGGTCAG GTTGAGCGGGCACGGGAAGTATATAAGATGATGCATAAATTCAACATTAGGGGCACTCCCGAAGTTTATACAATTGCCGTTAATTGTTGCAGCCAGACTGGAGAATGGGAGTTTGCTTGCGGTGTCTATAATGACATGAAAAAGAAAGGCATAGCTCCTGATGAG GTATTTATCAGTGCATTAATAGATGTCGCTGGGCATGCGGGAAAGCTGGATGCTGCTTTCGAATTGCTACAGGAAGCAAAGAATCATGGGATAAATAGTGGAATTGTGTCATATAGTTCATTAATGGGGGCCTGCAGCAAT GCTAGAAACTGGCAAAAGGCGCTGGAGTTGTATGAGAATATAAAGGCTCTTAAACTGAAGTTAACAGTTTCTACGGTTAATGCTTTAATTACTTCCTTGT GTGAAGCAAATCAACTGCCTAAGGCCATGGAAGTTTTGTCAGAGATGGAGGAGTCAGGATTGAGCCCAAATACTATCACATACTCCATACTTTTGGTGGCAAGTGAAAG AAATGACGATCTTGAAGTAGGCCTCATGCTCCTCTCTAAGGCAAGAGATGATGGGATTGCACCTAACCTTGTTACGTCCAGATGCATAATTG GCATGTGCTTGCGAAGGTTTGTGAAAGCTTGTGCGGTTGGTGAGCCTGTTCTGTCTTTTAATTCAGGACGACCACATATTGAAAACAAATG GACGTCAGTAGCCCTGACAGTCTACCGTGAAACTATTGATGCTGGTACAGTACCAACCATGGAAgttgtttcaaaaattttaggaTGTTTGCAGCTCCCTCGTGATGATTCTTTGAGAAGTAGACTTGTTGAGAACCTTGAAGTTATTGCTGATCCATCAAGGAGCTCTAGCCTTGGTTCATTGATAGATGGATTTGGTGAATATGATCCTCGTTCTTTTTCGTTACTTGAG GAGGCTGCTTCTTTTGGGATTGTTCCATGTGTATCCTTCAAAGAAAGTCCTATTGTCGTAGATGCAAGAGAGTTGCAAATTAATACAGCGGAG GTTTATCTCTTAACTATACTGAAAGGACTCAAGCATCGGCTTGCTGCTG GTGCAAAATTACCTAGCATATCCATCTTATTGCCCTTGGAGAAGGCACAAATCTTGACATCTGGAGGAGAGAAATCAATTAATGTTGCCGGAAG GATGGGCCAGGCAATTGCAGCGCTATTGAGAAGGATTAAACTACCATACCAAGGGAATGAATCCTATGGAAAAATCAGAATCAATGGCCTTGCACTAAGAAAATGGTTTCAACCAAAACTCGCTTCTCCGTTCACTGGAAAACCAGGTGAGTGGAACGCTTCCCAATTGCGACTGGGAAAAGGAATCTCGCACCAGCAACGCAACATTCGAACTGGCAATCTGTCTTTGCATTAA